In a single window of the Nocardiopsis composta genome:
- a CDS encoding response regulator encodes MLLVEDDPGDVLMTKEAFEEHKVGNRLHVVSDGVEALRFLRREGEYTEAPQPHLILLDLNLPRKDGREVLEEVKGDPDLAHIPIVVLTTSEAEEDILRSYRLHANAYVAKPVDFEQFIQVVRQIDDFFVTVVRLPKG; translated from the coding sequence GTGCTGCTGGTCGAAGACGACCCCGGCGACGTCCTCATGACCAAGGAGGCGTTCGAGGAGCACAAGGTCGGCAACCGGCTGCACGTCGTCTCCGACGGGGTCGAGGCGCTGCGCTTCCTCCGCCGCGAAGGGGAGTACACCGAGGCCCCGCAGCCGCACCTCATCCTGCTCGACCTCAACCTGCCCCGCAAGGACGGCCGGGAGGTCCTGGAGGAGGTCAAGGGGGACCCCGACCTCGCGCACATCCCGATCGTCGTGCTCACCACCTCCGAGGCCGAGGAGGACATCCTGCGCTCCTACCGGCTGCACGCCAACGCCTACGTGGCCAAGCCCGTCGACTTCGAGCAGTTCATCCAGGTCGTCCGGCAGATCGACGACTTCTTCGTCACCGTGGTCCGGCTGCCCAAGGGCTGA
- a CDS encoding low molecular weight protein-tyrosine-phosphatase, with product MSLPEPRRTAGPYRIILVCLGNICRSPMAEKVLVSDLQRAGIADRVEVDSAGTGSWHVGSGMDARAAATLRVHGYPTDHEARRFDPSWFAGRDLVLAMDTDNLDELRGLAPDDEARSRIALFRSFAPGTGANPEIPDPYYGGEDGFTAVLTMVEAAAKGLAEELAERLGTDPAGAR from the coding sequence ATGAGCTTGCCCGAACCCCGCAGGACCGCGGGCCCCTACCGCATCATCCTCGTGTGCCTCGGCAACATCTGCCGGTCGCCGATGGCGGAGAAGGTCCTCGTCTCCGACCTGCAGCGCGCCGGCATCGCCGACCGGGTCGAGGTGGACAGCGCCGGCACCGGCAGCTGGCACGTCGGGTCCGGGATGGACGCCCGCGCCGCGGCGACGCTGCGGGTGCACGGCTACCCCACCGACCACGAGGCGCGGCGGTTCGACCCCTCCTGGTTCGCCGGGCGCGACCTCGTCCTGGCCATGGACACCGACAACCTCGACGAGCTGCGCGGCCTGGCCCCGGACGACGAGGCCCGCTCCCGGATCGCGCTGTTCCGCTCGTTCGCGCCGGGCACCGGGGCCAACCCGGAGATCCCCGACCCCTACTACGGCGGGGAGGACGGCTTCACCGCCGTGCTGACCATGGTCGAGGCCGCCGCCAAGGGCCTGGCCGAAGAGCTCGCCGAGCGCCTCGGCACCGACCCCGCCGGCGCGCGCTAG
- a CDS encoding fructosamine kinase family protein: MDSEERITARVGELTGREAVRAHDLGASHAWRTYRVDTADGPPLFAKALPEGDASFPGLFRAEALGLDWLGRSFGSPAVPVLAWDDATLVLPWAEARPPSPEAAERFGHQLAAMHLAGADSFGAPRDGYIGPLPLDNAPHPEWPEFYATRRLEPFLRRAADRGALTPGDVREVEKVIGAVEELAGEPEPPARIHGDLWGGNVIWQDDGALLVDPAACGGHREADLAMLALFGLPHLDRVRDAYNEAAPLAAGWRGRIALHQLFPLLVHVCLFGAAYRTTAMDTARAALRGPL, encoded by the coding sequence GTGGACAGCGAGGAGCGCATCACCGCCCGGGTGGGCGAACTGACCGGGCGGGAGGCGGTCCGGGCGCACGACCTCGGGGCGTCGCACGCCTGGCGCACCTACCGGGTCGACACCGCGGACGGCCCGCCGCTGTTCGCCAAGGCGCTCCCCGAGGGCGACGCCTCCTTCCCCGGGCTGTTCCGCGCCGAGGCGCTCGGCCTGGACTGGCTGGGCAGGTCGTTCGGCTCCCCGGCGGTGCCGGTGCTGGCCTGGGACGACGCCACCCTGGTGCTGCCCTGGGCCGAGGCCCGCCCGCCCTCCCCGGAGGCCGCCGAGCGGTTCGGCCACCAGCTCGCCGCGATGCACCTGGCCGGGGCGGACTCCTTCGGTGCCCCGCGGGACGGCTACATCGGCCCGCTCCCGCTGGACAACGCCCCGCACCCGGAGTGGCCGGAGTTCTACGCCACCCGCCGGCTGGAGCCGTTCCTGCGCCGCGCCGCCGACCGCGGCGCCCTCACCCCCGGCGACGTGCGCGAGGTGGAGAAGGTCATCGGCGCGGTCGAGGAGCTCGCCGGCGAACCGGAGCCGCCCGCCCGGATCCACGGCGACCTGTGGGGCGGCAACGTCATCTGGCAGGACGACGGGGCGCTGCTGGTCGACCCGGCGGCCTGCGGCGGCCACCGCGAGGCCGACCTGGCGATGCTCGCCCTGTTCGGCCTGCCGCACCTGGACCGGGTCCGGGACGCCTACAACGAGGCGGCGCCGCTGGCGGCCGGCTGGCGCGGCCGGATCGCCCTGCACCAGCTCTTCCCGCTGCTGGTGCACGTCTGCCTGTTCGGCGCGGCCTACCGCACCACCGCGATGGACACCGCCCGCGCCGCGCTCCGCGGCCCGCTGTGA
- a CDS encoding SHOCT domain-containing protein: MTTTLTAAAEAATRYGPGWAGHGPPPFAPFVGAAMLCLLILLIALGAFLLVRAKKGHHRPPWAGGPSAESPENAARRVLADRFAKGDITVEEFMERASALNWTPGQEERGRR, from the coding sequence ATGACGACGACGCTCACCGCCGCGGCCGAGGCCGCGACCCGATACGGACCCGGGTGGGCCGGCCACGGCCCGCCGCCCTTCGCACCCTTCGTTGGAGCCGCCATGCTGTGCCTGCTGATCCTGCTCATCGCCCTCGGCGCGTTCCTGCTGGTCCGCGCCAAGAAGGGGCACCACCGCCCGCCGTGGGCCGGCGGGCCTTCCGCGGAGAGCCCGGAGAACGCCGCCCGCCGGGTGCTGGCGGACCGCTTCGCCAAGGGCGACATCACCGTCGAGGAGTTCATGGAGCGCGCCAGCGCGCTGAACTGGACCCCCGGCCAGGAGGAAAGGGGCCGGCGGTGA
- a CDS encoding sensor histidine kinase — MRSFLERVRAPWRSGAARRLALDVPLGLLVLAFSAVFLRAARTPGPPSPDKQGGPPWEGPPEWGDGPPWAGADPLPPEPLAFACIWAVALAVAVRRFYPRAAFAAATLAAAVFAAEVGGSGPILAGMVVTAYTMAARTPLRSWAPWTAAIVPLLLVGGVGRPYLGLLEADTYAVAVPYTTLLLAALAVGVTVRGRRQNALQERREELRRSAYEERLRIAREVHDLVGHSLSVINMQAGVALHVLDKRPDRVRDSLDAIRSTSKDALEELRGTLAVFRQGDGGGPGLDPGDDRAPLPGLDRLGELAARMESAGQRVSVHTEGSPVVPPAAVDHAAYRIVQEALTNALRHAPGAEARVRIGYERTEVVVEIENDGAAVAEHAEGSGIAGMRERARAVGGNLHAGPRPQGGFAVRARLPLGIPRSGR; from the coding sequence GTGAGGTCGTTCCTGGAGAGAGTCCGCGCCCCGTGGCGGTCCGGCGCCGCCCGGCGGCTCGCCCTCGACGTTCCGCTGGGCCTGCTCGTGCTGGCCTTCTCGGCGGTCTTCCTGCGCGCCGCCCGGACGCCCGGCCCGCCGTCGCCGGACAAGCAGGGCGGGCCGCCCTGGGAGGGCCCGCCGGAGTGGGGGGACGGGCCGCCGTGGGCGGGCGCCGACCCGCTCCCGCCGGAGCCGCTCGCCTTCGCCTGCATCTGGGCGGTCGCCCTGGCGGTGGCGGTGCGCCGGTTCTACCCGCGGGCCGCGTTCGCCGCCGCGACCCTGGCCGCCGCGGTGTTCGCCGCCGAGGTCGGCGGGAGCGGACCGATCCTGGCCGGCATGGTGGTGACCGCCTACACCATGGCCGCCCGCACGCCGCTCCGCTCCTGGGCGCCGTGGACCGCGGCCATCGTGCCGCTGCTGCTGGTCGGCGGGGTCGGCCGGCCCTACCTGGGGCTGCTGGAGGCCGACACCTACGCGGTGGCCGTCCCCTACACGACGCTGCTGCTCGCGGCGCTCGCCGTCGGCGTCACGGTCCGCGGCCGCCGGCAGAACGCCCTCCAGGAGCGCCGGGAGGAGCTGCGCCGCTCCGCCTACGAGGAGCGGCTGCGCATCGCCCGGGAGGTGCACGACCTGGTCGGGCACAGCCTCTCGGTGATCAACATGCAGGCCGGCGTGGCGCTGCACGTGCTGGACAAGCGCCCGGACCGGGTCCGCGACTCCCTGGACGCGATCCGCTCCACCAGTAAGGACGCCCTGGAGGAGCTGCGCGGCACGCTGGCGGTGTTCCGCCAGGGCGACGGCGGCGGCCCCGGCCTCGACCCCGGCGACGACCGGGCCCCGCTGCCCGGGCTGGACCGGCTGGGCGAGCTCGCCGCCCGGATGGAGTCGGCCGGGCAGCGCGTCTCGGTGCACACTGAGGGAAGCCCGGTGGTCCCGCCCGCCGCTGTCGACCACGCCGCCTACCGGATCGTGCAGGAGGCGCTGACCAACGCGCTCCGGCACGCCCCGGGGGCCGAGGCGCGGGTGCGGATCGGCTACGAGCGCACGGAGGTCGTTGTGGAGATCGAGAACGACGGCGCGGCCGTCGCCGAGCACGCCGAGGGGAGCGGGATCGCCGGGATGCGCGAGCGGGCCCGCGCGGTCGGCGGGAACCTGCACGCCGGTCCCCGGCCGCAGGGCGGCTTCGCGGTGCGCGCCCGGCTGCCGCTGGGCATCCCCAGGAGCGGCCGGTGA
- a CDS encoding response regulator, with protein MSAVRVGLADDQALVRMGLRVLIEEEDGLEVAGEAADGAEAVELVRREHPEVLLMDVRMPVMNGIEALRAIAADQALSGTRVVVLTTFELDEYVFDALRAGAAGFLIKDSPPEELLRAIRLAAEGESLLSPSVTRRVISSFTAAAPSSEGPRPDLGGLTEREREVLSLVGEGLSNAEIAERLFVSPATARTHVSRAMVKLHARDRAQLVVIAYRAGLVR; from the coding sequence GTGAGCGCGGTCCGCGTCGGCCTCGCCGACGACCAGGCCCTGGTCCGGATGGGCCTGCGGGTGCTCATCGAGGAGGAGGACGGGCTGGAGGTCGCCGGGGAGGCGGCCGACGGCGCCGAGGCCGTCGAGCTGGTCCGCCGGGAGCACCCCGAGGTTCTGCTGATGGACGTCCGCATGCCGGTGATGAACGGCATCGAGGCGCTCCGCGCCATCGCCGCCGACCAGGCGCTGTCCGGCACCCGGGTGGTGGTGCTGACCACCTTCGAGCTGGACGAGTACGTGTTCGACGCGCTGCGCGCCGGCGCGGCCGGCTTCCTGATCAAGGACAGCCCGCCGGAGGAGCTGCTGCGTGCGATCCGGCTGGCCGCGGAGGGGGAGTCGCTGCTCTCCCCGTCGGTCACCCGGCGGGTGATCTCCTCCTTCACCGCGGCCGCCCCGTCGTCCGAGGGGCCCCGCCCCGACCTGGGCGGGCTGACCGAGCGCGAGCGCGAAGTGCTCTCCCTGGTCGGCGAGGGGCTGTCCAACGCCGAGATCGCCGAGCGGCTGTTCGTCAGCCCGGCGACCGCGCGCACCCACGTCAGCCGGGCCATGGTCAAGCTGCACGCCCGGGACCGCGCGCAGCTGGTCGTCATCGCCTACCGGGCCGGCCTGGTGCGCTGA
- a CDS encoding carbohydrate ABC transporter permease, producing the protein MTQQRRTAPARPAPARGGSAARVRRRLSGAGGSAAAIAIAMLWTVPTAGLLVSSFRPEQDIKTTGWWTFFSSPELTLRNYRDVLFGSSSDGRLASYFVNSFVITVPTMVFVVLLAALAAYCLAWMRFPGRDWVFIGIFALQIVPLQMSLVPLLRLFSEGVAIGGTQVLPAWELPGAFQFTTVWIAHTVFGLPLGIFLMHNFVSRLPSSIIEAARADGAGHGTIFGRIVLPLTVPALVSLAIFQFLWVWNDLLVALIFAGGSIDVAPLTVRLAELAGTRGNEWQRLTAGAFVSMVVPLLVFFSLQRYFARGLMAGSMKG; encoded by the coding sequence GTGACCCAGCAGCGACGGACCGCGCCCGCGCGCCCGGCCCCCGCCCGCGGCGGGAGCGCCGCCCGGGTGCGCCGCCGGCTCTCCGGCGCCGGGGGCAGTGCGGCGGCGATCGCCATCGCGATGCTGTGGACCGTCCCCACCGCGGGGCTGCTCGTCTCCTCGTTCCGCCCCGAGCAGGACATCAAGACCACCGGGTGGTGGACCTTCTTCTCCTCACCCGAGCTGACCCTGCGCAACTACCGGGACGTGCTCTTCGGCAGCTCCAGCGACGGCCGACTGGCCAGCTACTTCGTCAACTCCTTCGTCATCACCGTGCCGACCATGGTGTTCGTGGTGCTGCTGGCCGCGCTGGCCGCCTACTGCCTGGCGTGGATGCGCTTCCCCGGCCGCGACTGGGTGTTCATCGGGATCTTCGCGCTGCAGATCGTGCCGCTGCAGATGTCGCTGGTGCCGCTGCTCCGGCTGTTCTCCGAGGGGGTGGCGATCGGCGGCACCCAGGTGCTGCCCGCCTGGGAGCTGCCGGGCGCCTTCCAGTTCACCACCGTGTGGATCGCGCACACCGTCTTCGGGCTGCCGCTGGGCATCTTCCTGATGCACAACTTCGTGTCCCGGCTGCCCTCCAGCATCATCGAGGCGGCCCGCGCCGACGGCGCCGGGCACGGCACGATCTTCGGCCGCATCGTGCTGCCGCTGACCGTGCCCGCCCTGGTGTCGCTGGCCATCTTCCAGTTCCTGTGGGTCTGGAACGACCTGCTGGTCGCGCTCATCTTCGCCGGGGGCAGCATCGACGTCGCACCGCTCACCGTGCGCCTGGCCGAGCTGGCCGGCACCCGCGGCAACGAGTGGCAGCGGCTGACCGCGGGCGCCTTCGTCTCGATGGTGGTGCCGCTGCTGGTCTTCTTCTCCCTGCAGCGCTACTTCGCCCGCGGCCTGATGGCCGGGAGCATGAAGGGCTAA